A genomic window from Exiguobacterium acetylicum DSM 20416 includes:
- a CDS encoding bifunctional folylpolyglutamate synthase/dihydrofolate synthase: MRTREDVLDWLSSLLAFGVKPGLERMQAMLLELQIDPDAIPTIHVAGTNGKGSTVAFLREMGIAEGLRIGTFTSPYIIQFEERIMLNGVPIAEDDLVTAAIAVQAAIGHIDPALGTVTEFEALTGLAFYYFDQIRPDFVIYEVGLGGLYDSTNVFKKPVAAIITSIGHDHQAILGDTLQEIALQKFGIIKQGTPVIAGKLQEELTVPLMAYCGDRNATLKWSQEAIIRYRLKETGTWATYDGIPETRLGLEGHHQVHNAANAVICARRLGWSKAAIRKGLREAKHPGRFEIISRKPRIILDGAHNPEGITALVERLKEESKPVTLLCSILRDKDRTAMLTQLRSITPDIYETTFDFPRARTLDELKQEGANVTTVEAFFDQLEIDRTYVVTGSLYFISEVRHYYASIFTK; the protein is encoded by the coding sequence ATGAGGACGCGAGAAGATGTATTGGATTGGTTATCGAGCTTACTAGCATTCGGCGTCAAACCAGGTCTTGAACGGATGCAGGCGATGTTACTGGAATTACAGATTGACCCGGATGCGATTCCAACGATTCATGTCGCCGGTACGAACGGAAAAGGATCGACGGTCGCGTTCTTACGTGAGATGGGGATTGCAGAAGGGTTACGAATCGGAACGTTCACGTCGCCATATATCATTCAGTTCGAGGAGCGGATCATGTTGAACGGAGTCCCGATTGCAGAAGATGATCTCGTCACAGCTGCGATTGCCGTTCAAGCGGCCATCGGGCACATCGATCCAGCACTTGGTACAGTCACTGAGTTCGAGGCATTGACGGGACTTGCCTTCTATTATTTTGATCAGATTCGTCCCGATTTCGTCATCTATGAAGTCGGACTCGGTGGGTTGTATGATTCGACGAACGTCTTCAAGAAGCCGGTCGCAGCGATCATCACGTCGATCGGGCACGATCACCAAGCGATTCTCGGAGATACGCTCCAAGAGATCGCTTTACAGAAGTTCGGCATCATCAAACAAGGGACGCCGGTCATTGCCGGGAAACTGCAGGAAGAGTTGACGGTGCCGTTAATGGCGTATTGCGGGGATCGAAATGCGACGTTGAAATGGAGTCAGGAAGCGATCATTCGTTACCGCTTAAAAGAGACGGGGACCTGGGCGACATATGATGGGATTCCGGAGACCCGCTTAGGTCTCGAAGGTCATCATCAAGTCCATAATGCGGCAAATGCCGTCATCTGTGCGCGACGACTCGGATGGTCGAAAGCGGCGATCCGAAAAGGATTACGGGAAGCAAAACATCCGGGACGGTTTGAGATCATCTCGCGCAAACCACGAATCATTCTCGATGGTGCACATAATCCGGAAGGCATCACGGCACTTGTTGAACGGTTAAAGGAAGAATCAAAACCCGTGACGTTGCTCTGTTCGATTTTGCGTGACAAAGACCGGACGGCGATGCTTACGCAGTTACGTAGCATTACACCGGATATTTATGAAACGACATTTGATTTTCCACGAGCGCGGACACTCGATGAGTTAAAGCAAGAAGGCGCCAATGTAACGACGGTCGAAGCGTTCTTCGATCAATTAGAGATAGACCGGACATACGTCGTGACGGGATCACTCTATTTCATTAGTGAAGTACGTCATTATTACGC
- a CDS encoding valine--tRNA ligase translates to MQELSMPTKYDPQATEEKWYDFWVKGDYFKADQDPEKEPYTIVIPPPNVTGKLHLGHAWDTTLQDMLTRMKRMQGFDVLYLPGMDHAGIATQAKVEQKLRAEGQSRLEMGREKFLEQSWAWKEEYASTIRAQWAKLGLGLDYSRERFTLDEGLSEAVQEVFVKLYEKGLIYRGEYIVNWDPATKTAISDIEVIYKDIEGAFYHFSYPLTDGSGHVELATTRPETMLGDTAIAVNPKDERYAHLVGKTITLPIVGREIPIVADDYVDMEFGTGVVKITPAHDPNDFEVGNRHELPRVLVMNEDGTMNENAGKYEGMDRFECRKQIVEDLKAAGVLIKIEPHLHSVGHSERSDAIVEPYLSLQWFVKMEPLAQKALEEQQGPDKVNFVPQRFENTYVRWMENIRDWCVSRQLWWGHRIPAWYHKETGEVYVGKEAPADIENWEQDNDVLDTWFSSALWPFSTMGWPNTDAADYQKYFPTSTLVTGYDIIAFWVSRMIFQSYEFTGQRPFQDVLIHGLIRDSEGRKMSKSLGNGIDPMDVIEKYGADSLRWFLTTGSTPGNDLRFYWEKIEATWNFSNKLWNASRFALMNMDGLTFDQIDLTGEKSLADKWILTRLQTTIDDVTRLSDKYEFGEAGRILYHFIWEDFCNWYIEMAKLPLNGEDEAAKQTTRSFLAYTLDRIMRLMHPFMPFITEEIWQHLPHEGETITRAAWPTREASLDFPEAVPAFEAVQNVIRSVRNIRAEVNAPMSKQIQLFISTNDARVQDDLSSNSSYLQKFTNASELRIEEQMPAPEKAMSAIVTGAELFIPLADLINIEEEIARLNKELVKYTKEVERVEKKLNNPGFVGKAPAHVIDEEKAKALDYTEKRQAVEARINELSH, encoded by the coding sequence ATGCAGGAATTATCAATGCCAACGAAGTATGATCCACAGGCAACGGAAGAAAAATGGTACGACTTTTGGGTGAAAGGTGACTATTTCAAAGCCGATCAGGATCCAGAAAAAGAGCCGTACACGATCGTCATTCCACCACCGAACGTCACAGGTAAATTGCACCTTGGTCACGCGTGGGACACGACGTTACAAGACATGCTAACACGGATGAAGCGGATGCAAGGGTTTGACGTCCTTTACTTACCGGGAATGGACCATGCCGGTATCGCAACACAAGCAAAAGTCGAACAAAAACTGCGGGCAGAAGGACAATCACGTCTTGAAATGGGGCGCGAGAAATTCCTCGAGCAATCATGGGCATGGAAAGAAGAGTACGCATCAACGATTCGTGCACAATGGGCAAAACTCGGTCTTGGACTCGATTACTCACGTGAGCGTTTCACGCTTGACGAAGGATTGTCGGAAGCGGTTCAAGAAGTCTTCGTGAAACTTTACGAAAAAGGCTTGATCTACCGCGGCGAATACATCGTTAACTGGGATCCAGCGACGAAAACAGCGATCTCGGATATCGAAGTCATCTACAAGGATATCGAAGGTGCGTTCTATCACTTCAGCTATCCACTAACGGACGGTTCAGGTCACGTTGAACTAGCGACGACACGTCCGGAGACGATGCTCGGTGATACAGCGATTGCCGTGAACCCGAAGGATGAGCGTTATGCTCACCTCGTCGGAAAAACGATCACGTTACCAATCGTTGGTCGCGAGATTCCGATCGTTGCCGATGACTATGTCGATATGGAGTTCGGTACAGGTGTCGTTAAGATTACACCAGCCCACGACCCGAACGACTTTGAAGTCGGTAACCGTCACGAGTTACCACGTGTCCTCGTCATGAACGAAGATGGAACGATGAACGAGAACGCCGGTAAATACGAAGGCATGGATCGTTTCGAATGCCGGAAACAAATCGTTGAAGATTTAAAAGCAGCAGGTGTTCTGATCAAAATCGAGCCACATTTACACTCTGTCGGTCATTCGGAACGTTCAGATGCGATCGTTGAGCCGTATCTTTCACTCCAATGGTTCGTCAAGATGGAACCACTTGCGCAAAAAGCACTCGAGGAGCAACAAGGACCAGACAAGGTCAATTTCGTTCCACAACGCTTTGAAAACACGTACGTGCGCTGGATGGAAAACATCCGTGACTGGTGTGTCAGCCGTCAACTCTGGTGGGGACACCGGATTCCAGCTTGGTACCATAAAGAAACAGGAGAAGTTTATGTTGGTAAGGAAGCACCAGCCGATATCGAGAACTGGGAGCAAGACAACGATGTTCTCGATACATGGTTCTCGTCAGCGCTTTGGCCGTTCTCAACAATGGGCTGGCCGAACACGGACGCAGCGGATTATCAAAAATACTTCCCTACGTCGACACTCGTTACGGGTTATGACATCATCGCTTTCTGGGTATCACGGATGATCTTCCAATCGTACGAATTCACAGGACAACGTCCATTCCAAGACGTCTTGATCCACGGATTGATTCGTGATTCGGAAGGACGCAAGATGTCGAAATCCCTCGGGAACGGAATCGACCCGATGGATGTCATTGAGAAGTATGGTGCCGATTCACTTCGTTGGTTCCTAACGACAGGATCGACGCCAGGGAACGACCTCCGCTTCTACTGGGAAAAAATCGAAGCAACATGGAACTTCTCGAACAAACTGTGGAACGCAAGCCGTTTTGCCTTGATGAACATGGATGGTCTAACGTTTGATCAGATCGATTTGACAGGCGAGAAGTCACTCGCAGATAAGTGGATTCTGACACGCTTACAGACGACGATCGACGATGTGACACGTCTGTCGGATAAATATGAGTTTGGTGAAGCAGGACGCATTCTCTATCACTTCATCTGGGAAGACTTCTGTAACTGGTACATCGAGATGGCGAAATTACCGCTCAACGGGGAAGATGAAGCAGCGAAGCAGACGACGCGTTCGTTTCTTGCCTATACGCTCGACCGGATCATGCGTCTGATGCATCCATTCATGCCGTTCATCACGGAAGAGATCTGGCAACACTTACCGCATGAAGGCGAGACGATCACACGTGCTGCATGGCCAACACGCGAGGCATCACTCGACTTCCCGGAAGCTGTTCCAGCATTCGAAGCAGTTCAGAACGTCATCCGTTCGGTTCGTAACATCCGCGCGGAAGTGAACGCACCGATGTCGAAACAGATCCAACTGTTTATCTCGACGAATGACGCACGTGTTCAAGACGACTTGTCGTCAAACAGCTCGTACTTGCAAAAGTTCACGAACGCGTCTGAACTCCGGATCGAAGAACAGATGCCGGCGCCAGAAAAAGCGATGAGTGCGATCGTAACGGGAGCAGAATTGTTCATCCCACTCGCGGACTTGATCAACATCGAGGAAGAAATCGCGCGCTTGAATAAAGAACTCGTCAAGTATACGAAAGAAGTCGAACGGGTCGAGAAAAAACTCAACAACCCTGGCTTCGTCGGCAAAGCACCAGCACATGTCATTGATGAAGAAAAAGCGAAGGCACTTGATTATACGGAAAAACGTCAAGCTGTCGAAGCGCGCATCAACGAACTCTCACACTAA